The following are from one region of the Hymenobacter sp. YIM 151858-1 genome:
- the lnt gene encoding apolipoprotein N-acyltransferase: MSLSFKDFANKPWLLVLLGPLLLWAGWPVHPAPAPLLLLVGLVPLLRLEQVLRTQGARTGRFWWLSYVFLLLWNVLTTYWVAYSTLGGGIAANILNAALQSLPLLAFWHTRRRLGPALGYLGFVVYWLAFEQLHLTWDLSWPWLTLGNGFAMVPGWVQWYEYTGQLGGSLWVLLANLAVFWVLFGRQELAAPRVLGLRWKPWLAAFAALVVPLLVSFAIDARWQEKGPAAEVVVVQPNIDPFQEKFAGGANYIPADQQLQRLVSLTESALTPQTKLVLWPETALEETHWENQLAQQADVQRVQRLVAAHPGLRLITGITSVSSYASKEVASPTARFRDDLGYYDVFNAALHVSSPTGPLQVYHKSKLVPGVEKVPGWLNSALGTIDLGGVVGSYGSQEYRTVFRSFSPATDSSLRVAPVICYESVYSDYVSEYVRRGATLIGIITNDGWWSDSPGYKQHLTYGRLRAIETRRDIARSANTGISGFINQRGDIVQQTGWWVPAVSRYTVHLNDELTFYTRHGELLGHAVQAVAVLLLAFVVVRRFVK; this comes from the coding sequence TCTGCTAGGGCCTTTGTTGCTGTGGGCGGGCTGGCCCGTGCATCCGGCACCCGCCCCGCTGCTGTTGCTCGTTGGCTTGGTGCCGCTGCTGCGCCTCGAGCAGGTGCTCCGCACGCAAGGCGCCCGCACCGGCCGCTTTTGGTGGCTTAGCTATGTGTTTCTGCTGCTCTGGAATGTGCTCACCACCTACTGGGTGGCCTACAGCACCCTGGGCGGCGGCATTGCGGCCAACATCCTGAACGCGGCGCTGCAAAGCCTGCCGCTGCTGGCCTTCTGGCACACGCGGCGCCGGCTGGGCCCGGCGCTGGGCTACCTGGGGTTTGTGGTGTACTGGCTGGCCTTCGAGCAGCTGCACCTTACCTGGGACCTCTCGTGGCCCTGGCTGACGCTCGGCAACGGCTTTGCTATGGTGCCCGGCTGGGTGCAGTGGTACGAGTACACCGGCCAGCTGGGCGGCTCCTTGTGGGTGCTGCTGGCCAACCTGGCGGTGTTCTGGGTGCTGTTTGGGCGCCAGGAGCTTGCGGCACCTAGGGTACTGGGTTTGCGGTGGAAGCCCTGGCTCGCAGCTTTTGCCGCGTTGGTGGTGCCGCTGCTGGTGTCGTTTGCCATTGATGCCCGCTGGCAGGAGAAAGGCCCCGCAGCCGAGGTGGTGGTGGTGCAGCCCAACATCGATCCGTTTCAGGAGAAGTTTGCTGGCGGCGCCAACTACATTCCGGCCGATCAGCAGCTGCAGCGCCTGGTGTCGCTCACCGAATCGGCCCTGACGCCGCAAACCAAGCTGGTACTCTGGCCCGAAACCGCGCTGGAAGAAACCCACTGGGAAAACCAGCTGGCCCAGCAGGCCGATGTGCAACGGGTGCAACGCCTCGTGGCGGCGCACCCGGGCTTACGCTTGATTACCGGCATCACCTCCGTCAGCTCATATGCCTCCAAGGAAGTAGCTAGCCCCACGGCCCGCTTCCGCGACGACCTAGGCTACTACGACGTGTTCAATGCGGCCCTGCACGTGAGCAGCCCCACCGGGCCACTGCAGGTGTACCACAAATCGAAGCTAGTGCCCGGCGTGGAGAAGGTGCCCGGCTGGCTCAACTCAGCCCTAGGTACTATCGACCTGGGCGGCGTAGTGGGCTCGTACGGCTCGCAGGAGTACCGCACGGTGTTCCGCTCGTTCAGCCCCGCTACAGATAGCTCGCTGCGCGTAGCGCCGGTAATCTGCTACGAATCGGTGTACTCCGATTACGTGAGCGAGTACGTGCGCCGCGGGGCCACACTCATCGGCATCATCACCAACGACGGCTGGTGGAGCGACTCGCCCGGCTACAAGCAGCACCTTACCTACGGCCGCCTGCGCGCCATCGAAACCCGCCGCGACATTGCCCGCTCGGCCAACACCGGCATTTCGGGCTTCATCAACCAGCGCGGCGACATTGTGCAGCAAACCGGCTGGTGGGTGCCCGCCGTGAGCCGCTACACCGTGCACCTCAACGACGAGCTTACCTTTTACACCCGCCACGGCGAGCTGTTGGGCCATGCCGTGCAGGCCGTGGCCGTGCTGCTGCTGGCCTTTGTGGTGGTTCGGCGCTTTGTGAAGTAA
- a CDS encoding inositol monophosphatase family protein yields MTPDFNQLSLQVADVARRAGQFIRQEAANFDRGRVENKGVHNLVSYVDEESERMVVAGLRELLPEAGFITEEGTAGEATRQEFTWIIDPLDGTTNFIHGLPCYSVSIALLHGQELAVGVVYEVNLDECFRAVRGGGAFCNDTPIRVSSAPDLNHSLVATGFPYSNFNRIDTYLPILKEFMRRTNGVRRVGSAAVDLAWVAAGRFEGYFEFNINSYDVAAGILLVREAGGQVTQFLIDGDPIFNREILATNGHVHREMQEVIAEHWQ; encoded by the coding sequence ATGACTCCCGATTTCAACCAACTCAGCCTGCAAGTAGCCGATGTAGCCCGCCGTGCGGGTCAGTTCATCCGCCAGGAAGCGGCCAACTTCGACCGTGGCCGCGTGGAGAACAAGGGCGTGCACAACCTGGTATCGTACGTGGATGAGGAATCGGAACGGATGGTAGTGGCTGGGTTGCGCGAGCTGCTGCCCGAAGCCGGCTTTATCACCGAAGAAGGCACCGCCGGCGAAGCCACCCGCCAGGAGTTCACCTGGATTATCGATCCGCTCGATGGCACCACCAATTTCATCCACGGCTTGCCGTGCTACTCCGTAAGCATCGCGCTGCTGCACGGCCAGGAGCTGGCCGTTGGCGTGGTATACGAAGTAAACCTCGACGAATGCTTCCGGGCGGTGCGGGGCGGCGGCGCCTTCTGCAACGATACGCCCATTCGGGTGTCATCGGCGCCCGATCTGAACCATTCGTTGGTGGCCACGGGCTTCCCGTACAGCAACTTCAACCGCATCGATACCTACTTGCCCATCCTCAAGGAGTTTATGCGCCGCACCAACGGCGTACGCCGCGTGGGCTCGGCGGCCGTCGATTTGGCGTGGGTGGCGGCTGGACGCTTCGAGGGCTATTTTGAGTTCAACATCAACTCCTACGATGTAGCCGCCGGCATTTTGCTCGTGCGCGAAGCCGGCGGGCAGGTAACGCAATTTCTGATTGATGGAGACCCAATTTTTAACCGCGAGATTCTGGCTACCAACGGCCACGTACACCGCGAAATGCAGGAGGTAATAGCCGAGCACTGGCAGTAG
- a CDS encoding FeoB-associated Cys-rich membrane protein translates to MLIQELIILALFLGAAFYVGRRLWQSLFAKAEGACPKGCGGACGTINVDALQRTIEKAQQQKQQPA, encoded by the coding sequence ATGCTGATTCAGGAACTCATCATTCTGGCGCTTTTTCTAGGTGCTGCCTTTTACGTGGGGCGCCGCCTGTGGCAGAGCTTGTTTGCCAAAGCGGAGGGCGCCTGCCCCAAAGGCTGCGGCGGCGCGTGCGGCACCATCAACGTCGATGCCCTGCAGCGCACCATCGAAAAAGCTCAGCAGCAAAAGCAACAACCCGCCTAG